A single genomic interval of Bradyrhizobium sp. AZCC 1693 harbors:
- a CDS encoding acetyl-CoA C-acyltransferase → MAAAHDPVVILSAARTPLGRFMGELSPLAAHKLGSHVIGAALERAKLAPERIDEVFMGNVLPAGQGQAPARQAARGAKLPDATGATTVNKVCGSGMKATMLAHDIIHAGSAEIVLSGGMESMSNAPYLLAKARAGYRAGHDRIIDHMMMDGLEDAYETGRSMGDFGEATAEAYQFTRADQDKYAMETLTRARKAVEGGAFKAEIAPITLAEKAGPRVIANDEHPLEVDPAKIPGLKPAFRANGTITPAASSANADGAAALILARRSLVDREGLPVLAEIKGHATHSQEPQWFTTAPIPAIRKLLDKVGWSVGDVDLFEINEAFAVVAMAAQKDLGIPRDKLNVNGGACALGHPIGATGARLIVTLLHAMEANNLKRGIASLCIGGGEATVIAVERLVR, encoded by the coding sequence ATGGCCGCTGCCCACGATCCCGTCGTCATCCTTTCCGCCGCCCGCACCCCGCTCGGCCGCTTCATGGGCGAGCTGTCGCCGCTTGCCGCTCACAAGCTCGGCTCGCACGTCATTGGCGCGGCGCTGGAACGTGCGAAGCTCGCGCCGGAGCGGATCGACGAGGTCTTCATGGGCAATGTGCTCCCCGCAGGCCAAGGCCAGGCTCCGGCGCGACAGGCCGCGCGCGGCGCCAAGCTCCCCGATGCCACCGGCGCCACCACTGTCAACAAGGTCTGCGGTTCCGGCATGAAGGCAACCATGCTGGCGCATGACATCATCCATGCCGGCTCGGCCGAGATCGTGCTGTCGGGCGGCATGGAGAGCATGAGCAACGCGCCCTATCTGCTGGCGAAGGCGCGCGCTGGCTATCGCGCCGGCCACGATCGGATCATCGACCACATGATGATGGATGGCCTCGAGGACGCCTATGAGACCGGCCGCTCGATGGGCGACTTCGGCGAGGCCACCGCGGAAGCCTACCAGTTCACCCGTGCCGACCAGGACAAATACGCGATGGAGACGCTGACCCGCGCGCGCAAGGCGGTGGAAGGCGGCGCCTTCAAGGCCGAGATCGCGCCGATCACGCTGGCCGAGAAGGCCGGCCCACGCGTCATCGCCAACGACGAGCATCCGCTGGAGGTCGATCCTGCGAAGATCCCCGGACTGAAGCCGGCGTTCCGCGCCAACGGCACCATCACGCCGGCCGCCTCCTCCGCGAATGCCGACGGCGCCGCCGCGCTGATCCTGGCAAGGCGCTCGCTCGTCGATCGCGAAGGACTTCCGGTCCTGGCCGAGATCAAGGGCCACGCCACCCACAGCCAGGAGCCGCAGTGGTTCACCACCGCACCGATCCCGGCGATCCGGAAACTGCTCGACAAGGTCGGCTGGAGCGTCGGCGATGTCGACCTGTTCGAGATCAACGAAGCATTTGCCGTCGTCGCGATGGCAGCGCAGAAGGATCTTGGCATTCCCAGGGACAAGCTCAACGTCAATGGCGGCGCTTGCGCGCTTGGCCATCCGATCGGCGCCACCGGCGCGCGCCTCATCGTGACGCTGCTGCACGCGATGGAGGCCAACAACCTCAAGCGCGGCATCGCATCGCTCTGCATCGGCGGCGGTGAGGCCACCGTGATCGCGGTCGAGCGTCTCGTCCGCTGA
- the grxD gene encoding Grx4 family monothiol glutaredoxin, translated as MSVADFIRSEVNSNEIVLFMKGTQAAPACGFSAQVVRILDHLGVTFKSHNIYESEELRQGIKDYSDWPTIPQLYVRGEFVGGCDIVTEMFQSGELQAVLKKVPAQS; from the coding sequence ATGAGTGTTGCAGATTTCATCCGCAGCGAAGTGAACTCCAACGAAATCGTTCTGTTTATGAAAGGCACGCAAGCCGCACCGGCCTGCGGATTCTCTGCGCAGGTGGTCCGAATACTCGATCATCTCGGCGTAACCTTCAAATCGCACAACATCTACGAGTCCGAAGAACTGCGGCAGGGGATCAAGGATTACTCTGATTGGCCGACAATCCCCCAGCTGTACGTGCGAGGCGAGTTCGTTGGCGGTTGTGACATCGTAACGGAGATGTTCCAGTCGGGGGAATTGCAGGCCGTTCTCAAGAAGGTGCCAGCGCAGTCCTGA